The Candidatus Beckwithbacteria bacterium region CCTCAATGTTCCCGGGGTCAAAATAAAAGGCGTGAGGACCATAAACTTCAGGAAGACAACTTTGATTACTGGATAAAACCAGGGTTTTAGCGGCCATGGCTTCCAGACCGGGTAAACCAAAGCCCTCAAACAACGAAGCGGTAATAAACCCGGCGGAATAATGATATAAACTCCTTAAGACACAGTCATCGGTAAAGCCTTTGATTTTAATGACATTTAAGGCTTTGAGATTGCGGATTTGCTGGCGCAGGCGCTGGTAAAAAATATCTTTATTGGTAACAATTACCAATTTTAAATCCTGTTGATAACGCTGGTTATACTCTAGAACGGCCTTAATTAATTGAGGGATATTTTTATGAGGATAGGCATTGCCAACATAAATTAAATACGGTTGACTGGGAATTAACTCATTTTTAACTAACGGTACCGGTTTAAAGAAAAGCGGGTCAGCGGCTTCGGGCGTGATCAAAATTTTCTCCCTGGAAACAGAGTAATGCAGTTTAATATCTTCTTTAACCCAGCGGGACGGAGTTAAAATTAAACGGGAATTGTTGATAGCATTTTGGATCACTAATTTATAGCCAAGTCTTTTAACAGGATAAATTAAAGGCCATCTGGTAGTGGTGGTTAGGCCGGAAGAATGATGTTTGATTAAATCGTGAATGGTGACGATAAACTGCCGGTGGTAAAAAATCGGCGCATTAAAATGTAAAAAATGAACTAAATCCGGCTGAAGCTGGTTTAAAACCTGAGGGATTTCTATTTGCTCAGAAAAAGTGTAGTGGGAAGAATTAACCGGAATTATTGCAAAACGAGGAAAAATTGACTGTAATTCACGTTTTTTTACCCGGGGAACCAAAAGAGAGATTTTAAAATTAGGCTTTAAATCATGGAGGGCCGTAATTAATGACTGGGTATATCTTCCCAGCCCCGTATGTGAGGGACCCCAAAACCGGGCATCGATAACAATTGTTTTCATATTTATCTTAGGAAAGTTTTATTTTAATATTCTTTATTAATTTAACCATATCGATTCCTAAAAAAACCAGCCACTTAATAAGAAATAAGTATTTTTTTTGATAGTGTTTATGATAAAAAATCTTCATCGTATTAAAAAAGCTGGCAGTGGTTTTAAGACGCTGGGATTTAGATGATGAACTGATTCCCGAAGCGCCCTTTAAATGAATAATTTTAGTGATCGGAGTATAAATTATTTGCCAACCGGCTTTTTTAAGACGATAGGCTAAGTCAATATCTTCACCATACATAAAAAAGGTTTCGTCGAGCAGTCCAACTTGGTCCAGGGCGCGCTTTTTAAGCATAAAAAAAGCGCCAGACGGGGAATCAATTTCGTGAACCTCTCTTAAATTCTTACAGCCCAGATGGTATTGACCAAAAATCCGGCTAGAGGGAAAAATTTTCTCTAAACCCAAAAAATAAGTGAAAGCGGCCCAGGGTGTCGGAAATCCCCGGTGGGAAGCCGGATCGAGCTCTCCGTTTAATAATTTTACCTGACAGGTAGACAGGCCGGCTTTGGGATTATTATCCATAAATTCAACCATTTTCACTAAGGTATCGGCTTCAATTAAGGTGTCGGAATTTAGAAGAAGAACATATCTTCCCTTGGCTTGACGGATGCCTAAATTATTGCCGCCGGCAAAACCGATATTTGTTTGACTGTCAATAATCTTGATTGGCGGGAATAATTTTCTGGCAGTAATGGTCGTGTCATCGTCACTGGCGTTATCGACTAAAATCACTTCCATTTTTCCTTTGGGCGGCTGGGCTTGGAAAACTGACTTTAGTGTTTGGAGAGTCAAGTCTTTGGTTTTATAATTAACAATAATAATCGATAAATCCATATTGATTGATTTAAAGTTTTATTTGGCCTAATTTAAGATAAATTGAATCCAAGTGCTGGGAAATCACCGACCAATTATAGCGGGAGTAAACAATCTTACGGGCTTTAGCGGCCAAACTACTTGACAAAGTTTTATTGGTTAAAATTGATAAAGTTTTTTTCGCCAAATTAACCGCGTCTTCAGCAATCAGAACCGATGAGGCATAATCGATGCCTTCAATCCCCAGTTTCGTCGTTACCACCGGCAATCCCGAAGCCATGGCCTCCAATACTTTATATTTCGTTCCCCGGCCGTTTCTAATCGGTGCCAGCAGCACATGCGCTTGCCTGAGAACTTGACGAATATCCCGAACGTCGGCCCGAACTTCTACTCCTGGTTGGTTATCCAAATTTAAGATATCCGGAGTGGGATTACGGCCAACAATCCAGAGCCGAGCCTGAGGTAAAGATTTTTTGATCAGCGGCCAAATCTTTTTAACCAGAAATTTAGCCGCGTCTTTGTTAGGCAGCCATTTAAAGTTGCCGACAAATAAAACAGTCGGCTGACGAGTCTGGCCATTTTTTCCTGAAGCAAAAAAGTCAACATCGACACCATTGGCAACAACATCAATACTGACTTTTTTACCGGTTTGGTCAAGCATTATTTGTTTATCTCCCTCGGACATTGCCGCCAAACGGGTCGCTTGATTCCAAAAATATTTTTCCCAAAGCTTAATTTTAGCAACATCCAAATAAAGCAGGGGTTTTAAGGGAAAAAGTTTGGTTGTTTCAACAAATTTCTGGTAAACCAGGTATTCGATAGTTTGTTCAACTAATAAAGTCGGGATGGGAATATTTTTAGGCAAATTCGGCATGACGTAAAATGTTTCCGCATGAATTAAGTCATAGTTGCCGGTCATTAATTCTGTTTCAATGGTCTTTTTTAAAGACCGGGATAAATAAATAGAAACTAAAAACGGATAAGGACTAAAGGCGGCCAAACCAATGTTCCTTAAGTCCCAGGCCCGGCGGCGCTTAAATACCCTTACCTGTTGACAGAATTTTTTAAGCTCGGGAATAAAGGCTTTTTCTTTTTCGGAACGGATAAAACTAAACAAAGAAATTTCGTGTTTTTTGGCTAAATTTTTAAGAAGGTTGTAGGTTCTGATTTGGCCGCCGGAATACAAAGGATAAGGCAAATAAGGCGTTAACATTAAAATCTTCATAAACAATTCTTCACCGGGATGATGATATACTCGGCAGTTTTTAACAAAACCCCGCACTGGCTTTCCAAATCCTGCGCCACATTGTCATAATTAACCGAAACATAGTAGTCAGCTCCGGCTTTAATCTTTGCTTCAATATCCGTCCCGTCCGGCCAACCATAACGATTAGTTTGATATAAAAAAGCGGGGTCAGAATTATAAGCGGCAATCACCAGGGCATCCTTAGGGGTTAAACGGTCTACGGCTTGTCCTGCTTTAACGATCTCCCAGCGGTTAATATTAAAAAATCCCCTAACTTCATACCAACCAAAAGCAAAGGAAATAACCAGCAGAGAAAGAGCGATTAAAATATTAAATATTCTGGGTAAAATTTTTTTAGATTGATTAATAATATGCCAGAAGCCAAAAGCGACCAGGATTGAACCGACCGGCATTATCGGTAGCTGGTAATAATCATGAGTTACATTACCCATAGCAAAAATTGTCATATAAAGAATGACCGATAAAAACCAAATAAAAATTAGAGCTCTGGTTTTATTCTGGTAGGAATTCAGGACGCCAATAATTAACAGGACAAAACCGCCGGTAGCAAAAATCAACCGATTCATTCTTTCAAAAATCAGCCAGCGGAAAAAAGCGCCGGTAAAACGGATTTCGGTCTGATTAAATAACCAGGAAGTATCGAAGTTCGCCTCCGGGTGAAGAAAATAATGATAGCGCCATAATAAAATCGGCACAGTGGCAATTAGAGCAATTAAATAAGCTTGTTTGTTTTTGAAAATCCGGAAACCCTGATTAACCAATGCCCAATAAAGCATCGGGAAAGCGATAAAAACAGCATAAGGTTTAACTAACATGGCTAAGCTGAAAACAAAAGCCAGTAATATACCCAAGACCAGTTTTTGCTTTTCCAGCCAATGAATAAATAAATACAGACTAATAATGGAAAGCGATACAAAAATCGGATCAGGCATAATTACCCGGCCGTAATAAATATTGTAAGGATTTAAGGCATAAAAAAGAGCGGCGGTCAGGCCGATTTTTTGGCCAAAAAGTTTTTTGGTTAAAAGTAATAAGAAAACTGCCCCTAAGCTGGCAAAAAAGACGCTGACTAAACGCGCTAAATATTCATGAATCCCCAACTGGCGGTATAAAACAGCCACCAAGGCGTTATAAAAAGGAAATTCATTAATGAATAAGCGGGTGGGGTTAGGCAGTCTCTTCGTATTTAAAGCCAAGAGACTGTCGGATTGCGGATATAAAAGATTAAAGCCGCTTTTAATAAAATTGCGGGCGACGGCCGCAGTGTCTGCCTGGCGCCAGGAATGCCAGTCGGCTACCGGATTATTAATCCGGTAAAGCCTAACGACAAAAGTTAAGGCAAAAATAAAAAAGATGGCTAAGAAATTAATCAGCTTTTTTTTCATGTTTTCTTAAAGCGGCTAAAGCCAATAATAAACCGATAATCGACCAATAAGAATAAGCCACTTTGGAAGATTCAAACACATCAATATAAACAGCGTTGGCCAGTAGTCCGAAAGTAATGGCGATGCCGCTGGCAAACAAACCATAATAAAGCGGCTGCTTATCCTGCAAAAAAGCGCGCCAAAGCTGCCTCACAATTATCAAAAGAATCGCCATAAAACTTAAGAATCCTAACAAACCGGTTTCCCCTAACATTCTTAAAAAATCATTATCGGTTGATTCAGCCACGGTAAATTCCCAAACCTTAGCTTTGACCAAGGTAGAATAACCGGTTCCCAGTAAGGGGTTTTGTTTAAAGGCCTTAAGGGCATTGGGCCAAAGCGTATCCAAGCGGATTCCGGCAGAAAGGCCATATTTTAAAGCATTGTCTGAGTAATTAGCCACAAATTTCTCTCCGGAACCCGTGGCTAAATAAGCTGTGATTTTGTCGTAAGTATCGTCATAAACGTCGGAGGGTTTAGTTACTACCGAAGATTTTGTCGGTGTGGGTGGAATGTCAGTATTCGTGGCGACCAAACTAAGTTGTTGTTCCGGAGTTAAGTTTTCATTTAGAGCGATGCCGTTTTTCGGCGGGGCGCGAAAAGGCCTTAAAACTATTTCTTTAATTCCCTGCAGTTTAAAAATTTGCGAGAATCTTTCCGATAAATCACCGAAGGAAACCATAATTAAGGTGCTTAAGGCTACAACTACAAACCAACGGCTAAAAACCCAAAACCGGGAATGTTTTTTTAGTAACAGCAAAAAAGCCAGACTGATTCCAACCATGAACGCTATCCAAGAGGTGCGGGAAGCAGTTAAAATTAATAGCCAGTATTCCATTAAAACCAAAATTGAAACAATCACCCGCCAAATTAGTTTGGGGTGGAGAAATATTAATAGAATCGCGGGAATTAAAGTCATCATGATATAAGCGGCTAAGTCAAAATGGCCGCCGAAAGTAGACAGAACCCGGGCGTGTTCGGTTAAATATAAGGCAATGCCTTTAGAAAATTCCCGATTCATAGTGGAATACGCGGGCCAGTAAAGATATTTTTGACCAAAGCCATAAATAGTGACGCCGAAAATAGCTAAACCTATCAAAATCAAAAAGAATTGAATTTGTTTTTTTGACTTCAGGCTGAAGAAAAAAATAAAAAATAAAGAGAAGTATTCAATGCGCCTAAGCCAATGAAGGTAAACTTTAGCAATCTGGAGATATTCGGGATTAATGGTTTTAGTAATAAAAATTGCCGAAAGAACGGAAAGAAAACCGATTAATAAATAGATGAGTATTGGTTTAAACAAAAATGACTGTTTAAGATTAATTTTTTTTCTTAAAACTCTGATGAAAAAATATAAATTAATCCCCAGAATTAAGATGTCTTCGAGTCTAATCCTGACGTTGTAACCGGGCAAAATATCAAATAACGGCCACTTCGGATAAAGCGGGATAAAAAGCAATAAAAAGCCGGCAAATAGAGTTAAAAGATTCTGGTTAAGCCAAGCGGAAAGCTTCTGCATAAAGACCTCTTCTTAATATTATAACCCTTAAAAGAGCGCCAAATTTTAGCAACAGGCGCAAACAGCAAAATTGCCAAGCGGATTTGTGTTTTTGATAGATATATTTTAAGCCTTGATATTCTCCTAGGATGGCCCCAGAGCTGGAACCAGAAGCTTGGCCTAAATGAATTAATTGAGGTTTAGCAAAATAATCAATCTTTATTCCTTTTTGGGCGGCCCTTAAACAAAATTCCACATCTTCTCCATACATAAAAATATTTTGGTCAAGGCCTTTCATCTGATTATAAAAATCCCGTTTAATCAGTAAGGCTGTTCCGGACAACCAACCGGGTCGCTGATCTTGTTTAAACCAACTGGTCAAGTTTTGATGATAAGGCCTCATCAGGTTTTTAATTAAAGGGAGATCGTCGATAAATAACATCCAGGCCTTCAAACGCCATAAATCAGGCAGATATCCGCCCTGAGGTTGAATTGATCCGTTGGAATTTAATATTCGGCAGGAAGCAATCAAGGAATTATTAGTTTTCACAGCTTTCATGAGAGTACTAATTGTATTCTTTTCTAATAAAGTGTCGCTATTTAACAACCAAACATAATTACCAGTAGCCTGTTTAACTCCCAAGTTATTGCCGCCGGCAAAGCCTAAGTTCTTAGCAGAGGAAATTATTTTATATCGAGGAAATTTCTGGTTTAAATAGGCCACGGAACCGTCGGTGGAGGCATTATCAACAACAATGACTTCTTTATTAAGTTTGTCTGTTGACTGGCGGATTGTATCAAGACAATCAGCGGTAATTTTTTTAGTGTTGTAATTAACAACAATAATGGAAAGGTCCATAATCATTGAAACAAGCGAGCCCGACCAAGACGATAGGTAAAGTTTTTAACTTGGCGCTGATCGATCACTTGGGCGGGAACACCAGCAACAATAGCTTTTTCGGGAACATCTTTAGTGACAACCGCGCCGGCAGCGACTACTGCCCCCTTACCAATAGTTACTCCAGGCAAAATAATTGCCCGTGGGCCGATAAAAACATAGTCTTCAATTTTTACTGGTTTTTCGATGGGGCCAAATTCGTCGGAATTAATATCGTGCTGGCTGTTAAAAATCATGACTTCACTGGCAATATCGACGTGATTGCCGATAGTTAATTTGGCCCGTCCGTCCAAAGTGGCATGGTCGCCAATAATTGTGTCATCACCGATGGTAATATTTTTAGGCTGATAAAACCGGGCACCAATATGAATGGTGGATTTTCTCCCTAACTTTACTCCGTTTCCCCGGAATAAAGTCTGCCGAAATACATGAGACGGAACATAGCCCAAAATCCAAAGGCAGGCAATTTGAAAATCCAGCCAGTAGTTATACAGACGATTAAGAATTTTTTTAAGCAGCAATTTTGATGTCATTGATTACCTCCAAAATTTTCTCTGCAGCTTTTGACCATTTAAATTGCTGCGCTCTAATTTTTGCCTTATTAATTATCGTTCGTTTACTCTCTGTGGTTAGCGATAATACTTTTATTATACCTTGTTTAATCTCGTCTGGGCCAAACGGCGGCTCAATGTAGAAACCAGCGTCGCCGACGATTTCCGGTAAAGACGAGTTGCGGCTGACCAAAACAGGCGTACCAAGAGACATGGCCTGGACAACAGGAATACCAAAGCCTTCATACAAACTGGGTAAAACTAAGGCAGTGGCGGATTTAATTAACGCGCCCAGTTTTTCGTTCGGGACATATCCAAGATATTTAACGTGAGAGACTGGCTTTATCTTAAACTTCCAACCAACTTTACCAGCAATGACCAATTGAGGCCATTTCTTCCACACCCGGTGTGAAAATTCATCACACACCGGGTGTGTGATAGAGGAGAAAGCTTCAATCAAGGCATCCAGATTTTTCCTCGGTTGAAGAGTACCGACATATAATAAATACTGACCATCAACCAAACTTTTACCAGAAACTTTAAGTTGCTCAACCCCCGGATAAACGACGCTAATTTTATTTTCAGGAATATTGTAGCTGGTCATAATGTCGTTTTTTGTCGCTTGAGAAATGGCGAAAATATGACAAGCATGTTTAACAGAATAAGCCGTCCAGTTTTTTAGTTTGTATAAATCACTTTTCAGAAAAGAATCGGGGAATTTCAGAAAAGCCAAGTCCATAATACAAACCATTGTCGGTATCGGAGAAAAACGGGGGGCATAATGACCTAAGGTTAAAAAAACATTCGGTCGGTTTTTATCTAAATATAAAGATAAAGGTAAACGCCACTGGGTCCAAAAAAATTTAGGCGGGAAGGTCCGGTACTGCCAATTGGCTTTCGGCTGGGGCAAATCAGCCACCGGCGCGCTGGATAGGTAAATCAGAAATTGCTGCTTACTGCCTTGGCGGTAAAGCTGCCAAAGAATCTGATAGGCAAACTCGTTGCTGCCGACGCGGTTTTGAACATTGGCTTCGTTGGCGTCAATCCCGATTAACATCCGGCTACCTCCTGGTAAATTTTTAAGGTTTCTCTGGCTGAATTTTGCCAGGAAAACTTTTTTGCCTGAGCTAAAGACTTTTCTCTTAAGTTTAATTTTGGAACAACAATCATTGCCTGGCTAATTGCTTTGATATCCTCAGGATTAACATACAAAGCCGCGTCGCCGCCGACTTCCGGTAAACTGGAAAGATTAGAAGTAATCACCGGGCAACCACAAGACATGGCTTCTAAAACCGGCAAACCAAAGCCCTCGTATAATGACGGGTAAATAAAAGCTTTAGCTCCGGAATACAGGCCGGCTAGATCTTCATCAGGGATAAAGCCGATAAATTTCACCCCAAGGTGATTTGGATAATTCTCTCCCCAACCAAACTTACCGGCAATAACTAATTCAGGGCTATAGCGTTTAGGCAGTAGGGCAAAAGCTTTAATTAAATTCTTTATATTTTTTCTGGGCTCAAGGGTACCAACACTTAAGAAATAAGGTTTAGTTAAGCTATATTTTCTTTTGGCAGCAGAGGGATTAACGGGCTTAAAAATTGGAGATGCGGCTTCATAAACAACTTTTATTTTTGTGGCAGGAATACCGTAATCGATTAAATCTTTTTTGGTACTTTGAGAAACGGTGATTATCTGATCAGCATATTTTTTAGCCCGCTGTAAATGCCGGGTATGAACGGCAACTAAATAAGCCGGAAGTGTTTTCGGATACTTTAAAAAGGTCAGGTCGTGAATCGTCGTAACCAGTTTAGATTTTGTTCGTGGTAAGACCCAGTTAGAGGCATGAAAAACATCTAAAGAATCAGCCGGAGGCCAAAGATTAAGCCGGTTCCAAAATAAATCAGCCAATTTAGGGCTAAACCAGCTTAATTTTAAAGTGGATTTGCCGGTTTTGACCTGATTAAAAAAATCTTTTAAAAACTGTCTTTGCCGCCAACTGCCGGCGTAAAGAAAGTATTCGTTTTGATGATCGATTTTTAGCAAATGTTTGACCAACTCGGTCGTATAGCGGGAAACCCCTGTCTGATACACAATCTGGGAAATATCAATACCGATTCTCATCTCTTATATTGTATCAGAGTCAGGTTAGGGCGGAAGGAAGTTTCCTGAATTTCCTGAAAGCCGGCATCAATAATCTTTTGGCGTAAGGATAAACCGGGGTCAAAAATCGGTTCAGCGTAAGGAATGTACCAAAACTTTGACACAGAAGGAACATCATCGAAAACTTCTCCGGCATAATAATATTTTAAAGGAGCATTGACAGCGGGAATAATAAGCACTGGTTCGCCTTGACCTATTTTTTTAACTAAATTTTTCCAATCCTCCCGGTGAAAGGCCGGATTAAATAAATAAACGGCACTGCAAACCAAGTTCAGGCCTAAATAAAAATAAATAATTTTTTTGGAGTAATTGGCAATCAGGAGATAGAAAGCCGGCAATAAAAACAGCAAGCGAAAATAAGATAAAACCGGAAGCTTAATAGAAAATAAAATGATTAGAATTAAGGGAATAAACAACCAGGACAGCAGAAAAATATTTTTCCGCCAATGATGAATAGTTTTATAAAATAGATAAATTATTAGAATTAGGGGCACACTGATCAATAAAGCATAAAGATATTTATTGTCTAAAGAAATTCGGCCGATTAAAAATTTAACGGGAATTAATAAAATATTTTTCAAAGTCAGGCTTCCGACAACATTGCCCCAGTTGGTCCCGACTGCCGTCTGACCGCCTTTAAGCTGCTGTAAGAAAATAGGCAGCCAGGGTAAAAACCCTAAAGCAACGGCTAACCAACTTAATAACATTTTTTTCAGCAATTGGCGGTGGCTAATCAAGATATAAATCAGTTGGGCTGGAAAAATAAAAACAGTTAAATAATGGGTATAAATTGCCATTAAAGAAAATAAACCGTACCAAAACCAGCGTTTTTTGAGTAAGAACCAGAAAGAAGCGGTCACTGCCAGCGCGGCCAAACTATACATCCGGGCTTCCTGGGAATAATAAATATGGAGACCGGAAGTGGCTAGTAATAAAGCCGGCCAGATTTTTCCCCGGCTCAATTTATAAACCAGCCAAACGGTTAAAACACCAAAAATAACTGACGGTAAACGCAGGGCAATCTCCGAATAGCCAAAAATACGACTAAAGAAAAAATTAACTAAATAACTTAACGGCGGGTTAAAGTCGCCGGGTAAATAAACCGTCAATAAATCTTTTAAGGAAAAATAATAAATTGATTTAAATTGAAGTGCTTCATCCAGCCAAAGCGATTGGTTTAGATTAATTAAGCGTAAAAATAAACTTAGTAATAAAATCCAAAACATAAATTCTCCAAAGCACCCAACATAATTCCTAAATCATAGACAAGTTTAAAAATTAAAAATTGAGGAGTAATAAAAATTACAGATTTAAACAAGCCGATTAAAACAGAGAAGCCGGCAGTGGATTTAATAATCGTTAAAATAGTCCCCAACTTGCCAAATTTATATTGTCGTTTGCCGATCCAGCGAGCTTGGGAAAATATTTTTAATAAAGTTTCCGGATTGGAATGATAAAATTTTGCCTGGGTGACAGCTGGGTTAAACCCAAGTTTTTTCACCAAACTCCAGTCATCGGTATAACCCGTGGAATCAAACCCGTTAACTTTGTCAAACTCGGATTTTAAAACTGCCCGAAACACCCGACGCTGACCGCGACTACCAATCATGTGAGGGGAAAAACGATTTTGGTTGTAGTTCCAGCAGCGCGCCCAAACCTTGTCCCAGTTAGCTACCAACTCATTGCCGGACCAACTCCCTTTAGCATAACCCTCCATAATCGGCTTGGTTAAATCTGTCAAGAAATTTTGGTCAAATTTCATGTCGCTATCCACAAAAACCAAAATTTCTCCATGAGCATTTTTGACACCAAGATTACGCGCCGCCCCTGGGCCATGATGCTTTTTGGTTAACAGTTTTATTTGAGAAAAAGAGCGGACAATCCTGACAGTATTATCGCCGGATCCGTCATCAACCACGATAATTTCCGGCTTTTGGCTTTGTTTGATCAAAGACTCTAAGCACTGCCTGATTGTTTTGTCCGAATTATATGACGGGATAACCACACTGACGGTCATAGTTTATTTTAGCTGATAATAATTAAACTCGCTGTAATTTTGCCATTGAGCCGCCTGAGTGGCTAAGACCGCATCAAGTGAACCATCTTCGAGCCGGTGCGATAAAACCGTAAACACATACTTTGGTAAAGGTTTAGTTTTAATAAATTCCTCCCAGCCGTCGGCGCCGTAACCAAAATAATTAACCACCCGGTCAGAGTAAAAGTTAATAAAAGTTTCGTGATGATTAGCATAGTCGATGGAAAAAACCGCCACGTTTTCCGTTTCCGGCACCAGTTGATTAATCAACTTCCCTAATTCGTAGCCAGTCTGATGCATATTGCTGTTTTGGTGAGCCTGAAGAAAATCCAATCTTTCCGTTGCCGCTAAGATCACCAATAAAATCAGTATTGGTAAAACCAGTTTGGGTAAAATCGCTTGCAGTTGATTAATCACCCAGGCGAAACTTAAACCGAAAAACGGTAAAAAGAAAATATTAAAATAATCGTGAATAAAAACCATATTGGAAAAAATCAGCACATAGGCTAACCCAAAAAGCGCCAGAGCCATGATGAGGCTTTGGGCTAAGGTTATTTTCTGTTTTTTGATAAAACTAAAGCCAAAAATAGCCGCGCTGAATAATAAAATCCGGGTGTAGTAAACTGTTAACCAACGGGCTTCCTGAAGAAAATATTTTGGCCAAGTAAATCCGGGAGTAGAAGATAAGTTAAGCCGAAAAAGTAAGATATGTAACTGAGCCTTGCTAAAAAATTCTCCGGTCAAAAAATATACATAGCCTAAGTGAAGAAATAGGCTAAAAACCAGCACACTGTTAACAATCGCCACTTTTAACCATTGCCGTTTAAAGTAGAAAAAAGCATGTAAAGTTAACAGCGGATAAAGCAAATATCCCGGCCAGCTGATAATGCCGTTTAAAAAAGCGCTCAAGTAAAAACCAATCAGCCAACTTCGCTGTTTAAGTTTGATAAATTTTAAGTAACAATAAACTGACACCAGCGAGACGCAGACAACCAACGGTTCATGCACCGGCAGTTTAGCAAAGTACCGAAACATCGGCACCACGGCCACAACCGTAGCTGACAAACTGGCAAGATAAGAAAATCGCAGCGTCCGGCCGATTTTAAATAATAAAATTAAAGCCAGTAAAGAAAAAATTATGGGCACCAGCCGACCGGCCCATTCGGTTATGCCGAAAAGCCGATAACTGGCGGCCAGCAGCAGCGGAAAAGTGGACGGATAATCGGTTTGAAAATTAAACTCACCCGGATTAACCGGACCGCTGTTGGTTACCTGACCCAATTTTGTCGCTACCAGGCCGTACTTTAAGTAATTTCTGGCCATGGTGGAGTAATAAACGCTGTTAAAGTCATGGTGGCCGTAAAAAGGTTTGTTAAGGTTGTTAAGGAGAAGCAGTAAGCCGACAGCGGCTATCCCCAGGTAAGTTAAAAAATTATTTTTCATCATTAATAATATAGTTTATTTGCCTGTCCGCGTAAAAATCAATAAACAAATGTTGGGATTCAATAAATTCTTGGGAATTAGTCACGATTGCTGTTTCTCCTTGCGGTACGGTTTGATTAATTTCCAGCCCAAGCTGGTAGCCTGGTTCAAAAGCCTTGGTTTTAACCAGAGCTTCATAAAATTTATTTCTT contains the following coding sequences:
- a CDS encoding glycosyltransferase family 1 protein; translation: MLIGIDANEANVQNRVGSNEFAYQILWQLYRQGSKQQFLIYLSSAPVADLPQPKANWQYRTFPPKFFWTQWRLPLSLYLDKNRPNVFLTLGHYAPRFSPIPTMVCIMDLAFLKFPDSFLKSDLYKLKNWTAYSVKHACHIFAISQATKNDIMTSYNIPENKISVVYPGVEQLKVSGKSLVDGQYLLYVGTLQPRKNLDALIEAFSSITHPVCDEFSHRVWKKWPQLVIAGKVGWKFKIKPVSHVKYLGYVPNEKLGALIKSATALVLPSLYEGFGIPVVQAMSLGTPVLVSRNSSLPEIVGDAGFYIEPPFGPDEIKQGIIKVLSLTTESKRTIINKAKIRAQQFKWSKAAEKILEVINDIKIAA
- a CDS encoding glycosyltransferase family 1 protein produces the protein MRIGIDISQIVYQTGVSRYTTELVKHLLKIDHQNEYFLYAGSWRQRQFLKDFFNQVKTGKSTLKLSWFSPKLADLFWNRLNLWPPADSLDVFHASNWVLPRTKSKLVTTIHDLTFLKYPKTLPAYLVAVHTRHLQRAKKYADQIITVSQSTKKDLIDYGIPATKIKVVYEAASPIFKPVNPSAAKRKYSLTKPYFLSVGTLEPRKNIKNLIKAFALLPKRYSPELVIAGKFGWGENYPNHLGVKFIGFIPDEDLAGLYSGAKAFIYPSLYEGFGLPVLEAMSCGCPVITSNLSSLPEVGGDAALYVNPEDIKAISQAMIVVPKLNLREKSLAQAKKFSWQNSARETLKIYQEVAGC
- a CDS encoding glycosyltransferase family 39 protein, which gives rise to MFWILLLSLFLRLINLNQSLWLDEALQFKSIYYFSLKDLLTVYLPGDFNPPLSYLVNFFFSRIFGYSEIALRLPSVIFGVLTVWLVYKLSRGKIWPALLLATSGLHIYYSQEARMYSLAALAVTASFWFLLKKRWFWYGLFSLMAIYTHYLTVFIFPAQLIYILISHRQLLKKMLLSWLAVALGFLPWLPIFLQQLKGGQTAVGTNWGNVVGSLTLKNILLIPVKFLIGRISLDNKYLYALLISVPLILIIYLFYKTIHHWRKNIFLLSWLFIPLILIILFSIKLPVLSYFRLLFLLPAFYLLIANYSKKIIYFYLGLNLVCSAVYLFNPAFHREDWKNLVKKIGQGEPVLIIPAVNAPLKYYYAGEVFDDVPSVSKFWYIPYAEPIFDPGLSLRQKIIDAGFQEIQETSFRPNLTLIQYKR
- a CDS encoding glycosyltransferase family 2 protein — its product is MTVSVVIPSYNSDKTIRQCLESLIKQSQKPEIIVVDDGSGDNTVRIVRSFSQIKLLTKKHHGPGAARNLGVKNAHGEILVFVDSDMKFDQNFLTDLTKPIMEGYAKGSWSGNELVANWDKVWARCWNYNQNRFSPHMIGSRGQRRVFRAVLKSEFDKVNGFDSTGYTDDWSLVKKLGFNPAVTQAKFYHSNPETLLKIFSQARWIGKRQYKFGKLGTILTIIKSTAGFSVLIGLFKSVIFITPQFLIFKLVYDLGIMLGALENLCFGFYY
- a CDS encoding glycosyltransferase family 39 protein; the protein is MMKNNFLTYLGIAAVGLLLLLNNLNKPFYGHHDFNSVYYSTMARNYLKYGLVATKLGQVTNSGPVNPGEFNFQTDYPSTFPLLLAASYRLFGITEWAGRLVPIIFSLLALILLFKIGRTLRFSYLASLSATVVAVVPMFRYFAKLPVHEPLVVCVSLVSVYCYLKFIKLKQRSWLIGFYLSAFLNGIISWPGYLLYPLLTLHAFFYFKRQWLKVAIVNSVLVFSLFLHLGYVYFLTGEFFSKAQLHILLFRLNLSSTPGFTWPKYFLQEARWLTVYYTRILLFSAAIFGFSFIKKQKITLAQSLIMALALFGLAYVLIFSNMVFIHDYFNIFFLPFFGLSFAWVINQLQAILPKLVLPILILLVILAATERLDFLQAHQNSNMHQTGYELGKLINQLVPETENVAVFSIDYANHHETFINFYSDRVVNYFGYGADGWEEFIKTKPLPKYVFTVLSHRLEDGSLDAVLATQAAQWQNYSEFNYYQLK